The following proteins come from a genomic window of Polyangiaceae bacterium:
- the egtD gene encoding L-histidine N(alpha)-methyltransferase, with translation MSRQSPAPDRRDYRVLDARERAKLRDEDRELAYEVLVGLSGRPKSLPSRLFYDDEGSRLFQEIMNLDEYYLTNLERQIFEAHKGDIVDAVAAHPINVVDLGAGDGSKTMILLEHMKRRSVDFRYVPIDISEGAMVDVTERTRARLPGVPIEGLVSEYTDGLHWLAEAHAERKNLVLFLGSNIGNFDRARARAFLRRLWSALRHGDYLLIGFDLKKDIDVLLRAYNDPKGVTAEFNLNLLRRINRELGGHFDVGKFRHFGTYDVFSGAMESYLVSLEQQSISIEALHLAFDFAPWEPIHTEYSYKYLRDDVTMLARDTGFAIDAEFLDERRWFVDALWRVERGPSA, from the coding sequence ATGTCTCGACAAAGTCCGGCCCCGGACCGGCGCGACTATCGCGTTCTCGACGCTCGTGAGCGCGCAAAGCTCCGGGACGAAGATCGCGAGCTCGCCTACGAGGTCCTGGTGGGGCTCAGCGGGCGGCCGAAGAGCCTGCCGTCCCGCTTGTTCTATGACGACGAGGGCAGCCGGCTCTTCCAAGAGATCATGAACTTGGACGAGTACTACCTCACCAATCTCGAGCGTCAGATCTTCGAGGCGCACAAGGGCGACATCGTCGACGCCGTGGCGGCCCATCCCATCAACGTAGTGGATCTGGGGGCCGGCGACGGGAGCAAGACGATGATCTTGCTGGAGCACATGAAGCGCCGCAGCGTGGACTTCCGCTACGTGCCCATCGACATCTCCGAAGGCGCCATGGTCGACGTCACCGAGCGGACGCGGGCTCGATTGCCGGGCGTGCCCATCGAGGGCCTGGTGAGCGAATACACCGATGGCCTGCACTGGCTCGCGGAGGCGCACGCGGAGCGCAAGAACCTGGTGCTGTTCCTGGGCTCCAACATCGGCAACTTCGATCGCGCCCGCGCGCGGGCGTTCTTGCGCCGCCTTTGGAGCGCGCTCCGGCATGGGGACTACTTGCTGATCGGCTTCGATCTCAAGAAGGACATCGACGTGCTCTTGCGGGCGTACAACGACCCCAAGGGCGTGACGGCGGAGTTCAACTTGAACCTGCTCCGCAGGATCAATCGCGAGCTCGGCGGGCACTTCGACGTCGGCAAGTTCCGCCACTTCGGTACTTACGACGTCTTCAGCGGCGCGATGGAGAGCTACCTCGTGAGCTTGGAGCAGCAGTCGATTTCCATCGAGGCGTTGCATCTCGCTTTCGACTTTGCTCCCTGGGAGCCGATCCACACGGAGTACTCGTACAAGTACCTGCGGGACGACGTCACGATGCTGGCGCGGGACACGGGCTTCGCCATCGACGCGGAGTTCTTGGACGAGCGGCGCTGGTTCGTCGACGCCCTGTGGCGCGTGGAACGCGGTCCCAGCGCGTGA